In Gemmatimonadales bacterium, the following are encoded in one genomic region:
- the kdpF gene encoding K(+)-transporting ATPase subunit F — protein sequence MSAEAVIGAVITVALVGYLVYTMLRPERF from the coding sequence GTGAGCGCCGAGGCCGTTATCGGCGCTGTGATCACGGTTGCCCTCGTCGGCTACCTCGTCTACACCATGCTGCGGCCGGAACGGTTCTGA
- a CDS encoding ATP-binding protein, with the protein MRRAWMQWVIWGIALGVATIAMLAFRGRLDKAHVTLIYLLLILLGTVSGGRLLGFSLAAVAFLLFNWFFLVPYGTLRVNDPLDWLVLAAFLLVSGVAAEMLHRLKREAELARQRAAEVNQFAVLGAEALNVARPEEAIDAVAEVIRTTLHLTRCRIHADRSDADGPTADPLVTWVREHGGAAQVQADGTTHVTDGLDELSGGAGAIAWYLPLRVRDRTVGVLELRHDTGVELGAHERRFLRALSYYAALGIERARLATEARDADALREADRLKNALLASVSHDLRTPLTTIKALAHDMGTRDDRAVMIEEEADRLNRLVADLLDLSRLQGGAIPLHIALNAVDDLIGALMQRVAGILGTRTLEVEFQDDSTLLVGRFDLVHALRILVNLIENAHKYSPPSDPVVLRISRDADMLRFAVIDRGPGIPLRERERIFEPFYRPAGAIPDSGSAGLGLSIARQLAELQGGTLTIGSTGPSASGATFELTLPAADLPVGVIGS; encoded by the coding sequence ATGCGCCGCGCCTGGATGCAATGGGTGATCTGGGGCATTGCCCTCGGTGTCGCGACGATCGCGATGCTGGCGTTTCGCGGCCGCCTCGACAAGGCGCATGTCACGCTCATCTATCTGCTGCTGATCCTGCTCGGTACCGTGAGCGGAGGGCGGCTGCTCGGCTTTTCCCTCGCAGCGGTCGCGTTCCTCCTCTTCAACTGGTTCTTCCTCGTCCCGTACGGGACGCTGCGCGTCAACGATCCGCTCGACTGGCTCGTTCTCGCCGCCTTTCTCCTGGTCAGCGGCGTCGCAGCGGAGATGCTCCACCGGCTCAAGCGCGAAGCGGAACTCGCACGCCAGCGCGCCGCCGAGGTCAATCAATTTGCCGTGCTCGGCGCAGAAGCGCTCAATGTTGCCCGGCCGGAGGAGGCGATCGACGCGGTGGCCGAGGTGATCCGGACGACGCTTCACCTGACCCGTTGCCGCATTCACGCCGATCGCAGCGACGCGGATGGACCGACCGCCGACCCGCTGGTGACGTGGGTGCGCGAACATGGCGGAGCGGCCCAGGTACAGGCCGACGGCACCACGCACGTGACCGACGGACTTGATGAGCTTTCGGGCGGAGCAGGGGCGATCGCCTGGTATCTCCCGCTCCGCGTCCGCGATCGTACCGTGGGTGTTCTCGAGTTGCGGCACGACACCGGCGTCGAGCTCGGCGCGCACGAACGTCGATTTCTTCGCGCGCTGAGTTACTACGCCGCCCTGGGGATCGAACGCGCGCGACTCGCGACGGAGGCACGCGATGCCGACGCACTCCGCGAGGCCGATCGGCTCAAGAACGCGCTGCTCGCGTCGGTGTCGCACGATCTGCGCACGCCGCTCACGACGATCAAGGCGCTCGCGCACGACATGGGGACGCGCGACGACCGCGCCGTCATGATCGAGGAAGAAGCGGACCGCCTCAACCGACTCGTCGCCGACCTCCTCGACCTCTCTCGACTGCAGGGCGGCGCCATCCCGCTCCACATCGCCCTCAACGCCGTCGACGACCTGATCGGCGCGCTGATGCAGCGAGTTGCGGGGATTCTCGGCACACGTACCCTCGAGGTCGAGTTCCAGGACGATAGCACGCTGCTGGTCGGTCGGTTCGATCTGGTGCACGCGCTCCGGATCCTGGTCAACCTGATCGAGAACGCGCACAAATACTCGCCGCCGTCGGACCCGGTCGTGCTGCGCATCAGCCGCGACGCCGATATGCTGCGTTTCGCCGTGATCGATCGTGGCCCCGGGATTCCCCTGCGCGAGCGCGAGCGGATCTTCGAGCCGTTCTATCGCCCGGCGGGCGCCATCCCCGATAGCGGCAGCGCGGGCCTCGGCCTCTCGATCGCCAGGCAACTGGCGGAGTTGCAGGGCGGCACACTGACCATCGGATCAACGGGCCCGTCGGCGTCCGGCGCGACGTTCGAGCTCACCCTTCCCGCTGCCGACCTCCCGGTCGGTGTGATCGGATCTTAG
- the kdpA gene encoding potassium-transporting ATPase subunit KdpA translates to MTANGWLQICFFSACILLITRPLGVYLVRVFDGRVRWLAPIERLIYQICGVDPAEDQHWTAYAGALLLLSLASMILTYLVLRLQRVLPLNPQHFTAVPARQSFETAASFTTNTDWQSYAGEGVMSYFSQMTQLAFHNFASAAVGMACAVGLVRGIARQSAGRIGNFWVDLVRATLYVLIPLALVVALIFVQQGAIQNFSHYIGVTTLEGARQIIAMGPVASQEAIKQLGTNGGGFFNANASHPFENPTPWSNLWQMLAIFAIPSALTYYLGRVVKNQRHGWAIWGAMFTVFAAGVTTAYRAEARGNPMHIARGIDGITTAISPGGNMEGKEVRFGIANSALYATVTTAASCGAVNAMLDSFTPLGGLVPMANMQLGEVIFGGVGAGLYGILMMVVLTVFIAGLMVGRTPEYLGKKIQAREIQMAMLYVLVFPAAILTMTAISVVAPPGLAGLANAGPHGLSEILYAFTSAAGNNGSAFAGLTGGTYYYNTMLGLTMLIGRFAMLVPMLALGGFLAEQKAAPASAGTFPVTTPLFVVLLIGVIVIVGALTFFPALSLGPIVEHLLMAKGVVF, encoded by the coding sequence ATGACCGCCAACGGCTGGCTCCAGATCTGCTTTTTCTCCGCCTGCATCCTGTTGATCACCCGGCCACTCGGCGTCTACCTGGTACGGGTATTCGACGGGCGCGTGCGTTGGCTCGCGCCGATTGAACGATTGATCTACCAGATCTGCGGCGTCGATCCGGCGGAGGATCAGCATTGGACGGCGTATGCGGGCGCGCTGCTCCTCCTCTCGCTGGCGTCGATGATCCTGACCTATCTGGTCCTGCGGTTGCAGCGCGTGCTGCCGCTCAACCCGCAACACTTCACCGCTGTGCCTGCGCGCCAGTCGTTCGAAACCGCGGCGTCATTCACGACCAACACCGACTGGCAGTCGTACGCCGGCGAGGGCGTGATGTCGTACTTCTCGCAGATGACACAGCTCGCCTTTCACAACTTCGCGTCGGCGGCGGTCGGGATGGCGTGCGCGGTAGGGCTGGTGCGCGGGATCGCCCGTCAGAGTGCAGGAAGGATCGGCAACTTCTGGGTCGACCTCGTTCGCGCGACACTGTACGTCCTGATCCCGCTGGCCCTGGTCGTGGCATTGATCTTCGTGCAGCAGGGGGCGATCCAGAACTTCTCGCACTACATCGGCGTGACCACGCTGGAAGGGGCGCGTCAGATCATTGCGATGGGGCCCGTGGCGAGCCAGGAGGCGATCAAGCAGCTCGGGACCAACGGCGGCGGCTTCTTCAACGCCAACGCCTCCCATCCGTTCGAGAACCCGACACCGTGGTCGAACCTCTGGCAGATGCTCGCCATCTTCGCGATTCCGTCGGCGCTGACATACTACCTCGGTCGCGTGGTGAAGAACCAGCGGCACGGGTGGGCGATCTGGGGCGCAATGTTCACAGTGTTCGCCGCCGGCGTCACGACCGCATACCGGGCCGAGGCGCGGGGCAACCCGATGCACATCGCGCGCGGGATCGATGGGATCACGACCGCGATCTCGCCCGGCGGCAACATGGAAGGGAAGGAAGTCCGCTTCGGGATCGCGAACTCGGCGCTCTATGCCACTGTCACTACGGCGGCTTCGTGCGGCGCGGTGAATGCGATGCTCGATTCCTTCACGCCACTCGGCGGCCTGGTGCCGATGGCGAACATGCAGCTTGGCGAGGTGATCTTCGGCGGCGTCGGTGCCGGATTGTACGGCATCCTGATGATGGTCGTACTGACGGTATTCATCGCCGGGCTGATGGTCGGCCGGACGCCGGAGTATCTCGGCAAGAAGATCCAGGCGCGCGAAATCCAGATGGCGATGCTGTACGTTCTGGTCTTCCCGGCGGCGATCCTGACCATGACCGCGATCTCGGTCGTGGCCCCGCCCGGGCTCGCCGGTCTCGCCAACGCCGGACCCCACGGCCTGTCGGAAATCCTCTACGCCTTCACCTCGGCGGCAGGGAACAACGGCAGCGCCTTCGCCGGACTCACCGGCGGGACCTACTACTACAACACGATGCTCGGCCTCACCATGCTGATCGGCCGGTTCGCGATGCTGGTGCCGATGCTCGCGCTTGGAGGCTTTCTCGCAGAGCAGAAGGCCGCGCCCGCATCAGCCGGCACCTTTCCCGTCACCACGCCGCTCTTTGTCGTGCTCCTCATCGGCGTGATCGTGATCGTCGGCGCGCTCACCTTCTTTCCGGCGCTCTCGCTCGGACCGATCGTCGAGCATCTGTTGATGGCGAAGGGCGTGGTGTTCTAG